TTTGTCGAGAACTCTTTGCCTGAGCTACAGTCGTGTGCTGAGGTTTCTAATATTGATGTTCTAAAGAATTTCGTTACTATACCTTATGTCGACAATGTCGAGGCGCGCTGTGACATCAACTATCTTAATGGAGAGCTGGAGGCCACGCTTTTCTTTTTATATGGCGACCACGAAGTCCCTGCTGCTTATGACAAGCTTTCGTATGAGGACATTACGGCGTTTGTTTCCGACGATGGTGTTGTCGCCCGCAATATCACCGAAGAGCGCTCCCTTCTTCACGATCTTTTCCAAGACTTCATCTTCGACGCCAAAGAGGGCATTTTTATTGCGAAGAGCAAGAAAAAGATCGTAGAATTTATGACCGACATTGTCCCTAAGAACCAGCATCGCGTCGAGTTTCATTGCCCTGAGAACCTTTTAGAGCAGTTTATCTATGACGACACGACATTTTCTTTGTCGTTAAAAGACGCTAAAAACATCACTACATACGATGTCGACATCACTGTCAAAGGTGCGCTTTCTGGCATATCGATGCATGTTTTGTTGGGCTGTCTTTCTTCTAACAGGCCATATATCGAGCTTACTCGCCGCAAAAAGAAATCGTCTTCCGATGAAGACGGCGGTTTTTCTCTTCCTAAGATCCTTGTTTTGGACCTAGAAGTTCTACGCCCTATTATAGAAGTTCTCGACGAGGTAGGAATAACGACTCTTGATAGCCATACTTCGGAGCGTCCGTTGTGGAGCCTTGTTGCTTTAGATTTCAAAGAAATTAAGAAGCTTCCCATTAAGTTTTCTGTTAGCGCCAAGCTAAAAGAGCTTCAGAAGCAGATTCTAGGGAAGAAGACGTTGACGGCGAGCACCATCCCCGAAGATCTCACGGCGACATTTCGTAATTACCAGGTTTCTGGGGTTTCTTGGCTTGAGCGTCTGCGTAACATGCATCTCAACGGCATCCTCGCCGACGACATGGGTCTTGGAAAAACATTACAAGCCATTGCTGCTGTTGCACAGCACAAGCGCGACAATAGCGGCAGCATTTCGCTGGTAATATGTCCTACGTCGTTGTTATACAACTGGCTCGAAGAGGTCAACAAATTCCATCCTTCTATGAAGGTTCTCATCATCGATGGTATTCCTGAACATAGGAAGAAGCTGTTATCTTCTATTAAAGACTATGACCTTATTATCACGTCGTATGGTCTTATACAGAAAGACATCGACATCTACAAAGAGGTAAACTTTTCTTATATCATCCTCGACGAAGGGCAGCACATCAAAAACCATAACACTTTGAATGCCAGGTCAGTAAAAGAGCTGTCTTCTTCTCACAAGCTTATCCTCACAGGCACTCCTATTGAGAATTCCCTCGACGAATTGTGGAGTCTTTTTGATTTCTTAATGCCAGGCCTTCTCAGCAATTACCGTAGATTTAACGATCGCTATCTTTCTCATAGCGGTAGCGCCCACAGCGACGCCCTTAAGGCTTTGAATGCCAAGGTGTCACCATTTATATTACGTCGCATGAAGAAAGACGTCCTTTCCGACCTTCCTCCTGTGTCGGAGATATTATATCATTGCAAGCTCACTGCCACGCAGCAAGAGCTGTACAGCTCGTATGTTTCTTCTGCTCGTGAGGAGCTCACCAAGCTCGTTGACAAAGAAGGGTATAACAAGGTACAGATCCATGTCCTTGCCACCCTTACCAGGCTCAAGCAGATATGCTGTCATCCTGCTATTTTCGCCAAAGACAAAGTCGAGAGCGAAGATTCTGCAAAATATGAGATGCTCTTAGAGCTTCTACAGACATTACGGCAGGGAGGGCATAAGACGGTAATCTTCAGCCAATATACTCGCATGCT
The window above is part of the Waddliaceae bacterium genome. Proteins encoded here:
- a CDS encoding DEAD/DEAH box helicase family protein; amino-acid sequence: MLNFRKLRRDFSPSIISMGRELHDKEMVLSAKIIFLDSETIKICGEVLGSYDNTYECFLEISRLESEVIDSSCGCPLDHDCQHIPGLLFFLEDHLDKLIVEYSNEADLDDLDDIDTSEKALLLETFEKSKSKHRFREDANYQRELLREYNDAARVFRRSPFFLPQESLIEDNAELILIFDPPSSRLSSGGHNIQVMLRFPWRSKLMLIPDIKEFLESIRYHEPFTINGRRFFFTHRSFDTASTEVISMLLDQVHYYADDDDSDRRTAMLNHDAFGALLAAVYSLGSDSSLGSDVHTMPCLYRGSIETPLTFSPRPAKLRFMLELFKTPSLKLLLKPLIVVDDDEVIAPDDANLFECTKPGMIYNNIYYRFRDSIKRMHLQSLPTISTMTIPEPLFGTFVENSLPELQSCAEVSNIDVLKNFVTIPYVDNVEARCDINYLNGELEATLFFLYGDHEVPAAYDKLSYEDITAFVSDDGVVARNITEERSLLHDLFQDFIFDAKEGIFIAKSKKKIVEFMTDIVPKNQHRVEFHCPENLLEQFIYDDTTFSLSLKDAKNITTYDVDITVKGALSGISMHVLLGCLSSNRPYIELTRRKKKSSSDEDGGFSLPKILVLDLEVLRPIIEVLDEVGITTLDSHTSERPLWSLVALDFKEIKKLPIKFSVSAKLKELQKQILGKKTLTASTIPEDLTATFRNYQVSGVSWLERLRNMHLNGILADDMGLGKTLQAIAAVAQHKRDNSGSISLVICPTSLLYNWLEEVNKFHPSMKVLIIDGIPEHRKKLLSSIKDYDLIITSYGLIQKDIDIYKEVNFSYIILDEGQHIKNHNTLNARSVKELSSSHKLILTGTPIENSLDELWSLFDFLMPGLLSNYRRFNDRYLSHSGSAHSDALKALNAKVSPFILRRMKKDVLSDLPPVSEILYHCKLTATQQELYSSYVSSAREELTKLVDKEGYNKVQIHVLATLTRLKQICCHPAIFAKDKVESEDSAKYEMLLELLQTLRQGGHKTVIFSQYTRMLAIIREDLTRMGVKFSYLDGTSKNRLDIVKKFNGDATIPIFLVSLRAGGSGLNITGADTVIHYDMWWNPAVEQQATDRVHRIGQNNNVSAYKLVTLGTVEEKIVELQNRKKALVEKVITDDDDIITKLSWDEVLELLQT